A DNA window from Insulibacter thermoxylanivorax contains the following coding sequences:
- the ant(6) gene encoding aminoglycoside 6-adenylyltransferase translates to MRNEQEMMALILDLAKRDERIRLVTLEGSRTNKHISPDEFQDYDVSYFVTDMASFQRDERWLDVFGRRLMMQKPEDMELFPPELGSGFSYLMLFEDGNKIDLTLYPIEDLSGYFAASDGLVEVLLDKDGRVQHEVIASDRQYWIRKPTAREYDDCCNEFWFVSTYVVKGLARREILFAIDHLSGGARPNLLRMMAWYIGSQRGYTFSIGKNYKFIDRVLPEEDWEALLSTYSMHSYPAMWQSLFTCYELFRKYSRALAVELSYPYPDYDAAITKYTEKIYRSYA, encoded by the coding sequence ATGAGAAATGAGCAAGAGATGATGGCGTTGATCCTGGATCTGGCAAAGCGCGATGAACGAATTCGCCTTGTTACGCTGGAAGGATCGCGGACGAATAAGCATATTTCGCCGGATGAATTCCAGGATTACGATGTTTCTTACTTCGTAACGGACATGGCTTCATTCCAAAGAGATGAGCGCTGGCTTGACGTGTTCGGCCGCCGCCTGATGATGCAGAAGCCGGAGGACATGGAATTGTTCCCTCCGGAACTGGGCAGCGGTTTCTCGTATCTCATGCTCTTCGAGGACGGAAATAAAATCGATCTGACCTTGTATCCAATCGAAGATTTGTCCGGATACTTCGCAGCCAGCGATGGACTGGTTGAGGTGCTGCTGGACAAGGACGGGCGGGTGCAGCATGAGGTGATCGCAAGCGACCGGCAATATTGGATCCGGAAGCCTACGGCCCGGGAATACGATGATTGCTGCAATGAATTCTGGTTTGTATCAACCTACGTTGTAAAGGGATTGGCCAGGCGGGAGATTTTGTTTGCAATCGATCATCTCAGCGGCGGCGCCAGACCGAATCTGCTCCGGATGATGGCATGGTACATCGGCTCCCAACGGGGATATACTTTCAGTATCGGGAAAAATTACAAATTTATCGACCGCGTTCTCCCTGAGGAAGATTGGGAAGCGCTGCTGTCCACGTACTCCATGCACAGTTATCCAGCGATGTGGCAATCTCTCTTCACCTGCTATGAGCTGTTTCGCAAATATTCACGGGCATTAGCAGTGGAACTGAGTTATCCCTATCCGGATTATGATGCCGCGATTACGAAGTATACGGAGAAGATCTATCGTTCATATGCTTGA
- the dinB gene encoding DNA polymerase IV, translated as MDEPIRKIIHIDMDAFYASVEQRDNPSLRGKPVIVGGAPNSRGVVATCSYEARAYGIHSAMPSSAAYKRCPHAVFIKPDMEKYKRVSRQVMAIFRSCTDLVEPLSLDEAYLDVTNNKWGMTYATEIAKEIKRRIASELQLTASAGVSYNKFLAKVGSGYRKPNGLVVIPPSRAQQFIDRLPIGKFFGVGEVTEKKFLSLGIETGRQLRELSREELVQICGKKGLTLYENARGIDRRPVVPNRPRKSVGKETTLASDLYAIEDMLSVIESLCEKVSRTLTANDRAAQTITLKVKFSDFQQITRSMTVEEPIQEAEAMYAIARELMDKVQFEGRPVRLLGVYASKLRHIDELTKDAPQVVQLTLF; from the coding sequence GTGGACGAACCGATTCGCAAGATCATTCATATCGATATGGATGCTTTCTATGCCTCTGTTGAACAGCGGGATAACCCATCCCTGCGCGGCAAACCCGTGATCGTCGGCGGAGCGCCGAATTCGCGCGGGGTCGTAGCGACCTGTTCTTATGAAGCAAGAGCATACGGCATTCATTCCGCCATGCCCTCATCTGCTGCCTATAAACGATGTCCGCATGCCGTCTTTATCAAACCGGATATGGAGAAATACAAACGCGTATCCAGACAGGTCATGGCGATCTTCCGCTCTTGTACGGATCTCGTCGAGCCTTTATCACTGGACGAGGCTTACCTTGATGTGACCAACAACAAATGGGGCATGACCTACGCCACGGAGATCGCGAAGGAGATCAAGCGGCGAATCGCATCCGAGCTCCAGCTCACCGCATCGGCCGGCGTATCATACAATAAATTTCTCGCGAAAGTCGGCTCCGGCTATCGGAAACCGAATGGCCTGGTTGTCATTCCGCCAAGCAGGGCGCAGCAGTTTATCGACCGGCTGCCCATAGGCAAGTTCTTCGGAGTAGGAGAAGTGACGGAGAAGAAATTCCTCAGCCTAGGCATTGAGACGGGAAGGCAGCTTAGGGAACTGAGTCGGGAGGAATTGGTTCAAATCTGCGGCAAAAAAGGCCTCACCCTCTACGAGAATGCCCGGGGGATCGATCGTCGGCCGGTGGTTCCTAACCGCCCCCGCAAATCCGTGGGCAAAGAGACCACTCTGGCTTCCGACCTGTATGCGATCGAAGATATGCTGTCGGTGATTGAGTCGCTGTGCGAGAAAGTCAGCCGCACGTTGACTGCCAACGATCGCGCCGCTCAGACGATCACTTTGAAGGTGAAGTTCAGCGACTTCCAGCAGATCACCCGAAGCATGACCGTCGAAGAGCCCATACAAGAGGCGGAAGCCATGTATGCCATTGCACGAGAATTGATGGACAAAGTTCAATTTGAGGGGAGACCCGTGCGTCTGCTCGGAGTCTATGCATCGAAATTACGTCATATCGACGAATTAACGAAGGATGCTCCGCAAGTGGTGCAGTTGACGCTGTTCTAA
- a CDS encoding glycoside hydrolase family 127 protein has protein sequence MTQTFEQPRAVLLDGIFKSSQEVGKGFLHTLDVDRLIAPCYEAASLTPKKPRYGGWEATQIAGHSIGHWLSAAAAMVEATGDEELRAKLAYAVDELAYVQSHDPDGYVSGFSRECFDKTFTGDFEVHNFNLAGSWVPWYSIHKIYAGLIDAYRYAKIDKALEVVTKLADWAKRGTDRLTDEQFQRMLICEHGGMNEAMADLYLITGNKDYLDLAIRFCHRAILDPLAQGIDELEGKHANTQIPKVIGAAKLYEITGDESYRRMAEFFWDVVTKTRSYIIGGNSINEHFRPPYSEKLGVETLETCNTYNMLKLTSILYRWEQKAEYMDFYERALYNHILASQDPDTGMKMYFVSTEPGHFKVYCTHDDSFWCCVGTGMENPARYTHQIYYPTEDAVYVNLFIASQAEFPELQFKLRQETEFPKSDRMKLVIEEAGQKPVSLRIRVPYWLAGKASVTQNGTACSVQEAHGYIEIREAWQPGDLIEVHLPMDLHLYRAKDDESKVGVMYGPIVLAGALGRENFPESDIVANHMSLHHHPRIEVPILVTDEQDVKKWVKPVAGEPLTFITEPIGQPGDVEVKLIPFYELHHERYTIYWQLLSPEEYARYEDHERKEREKLAAVTIDEVRPHEQQSEVEHQIDSQQSFSGYNAHAQASFREASQGGYFSYRMAVKPDVPNLLQVTYYGSDGPKWMDGKRYERDFEILIDSTVIARQQLKPDRPDELYVVNYEIPLELTRGKDRVEVKFASFPDTAAGSVYGIRTIDKPIWDRYEA, from the coding sequence ATGACACAGACTTTTGAACAACCACGCGCTGTTTTGTTGGACGGGATCTTCAAGTCTTCACAAGAAGTTGGAAAGGGCTTTCTTCATACGCTCGATGTCGATCGTTTGATCGCTCCTTGTTATGAAGCGGCGTCGCTTACGCCGAAGAAACCGCGCTACGGCGGGTGGGAAGCGACGCAGATCGCCGGGCATTCGATCGGTCACTGGCTGTCCGCGGCAGCAGCGATGGTGGAAGCGACGGGGGATGAAGAACTTCGCGCCAAACTCGCTTATGCGGTGGATGAGCTGGCCTATGTTCAGTCCCATGATCCCGATGGTTATGTAAGCGGATTCTCGCGGGAATGCTTCGACAAGACGTTCACCGGCGATTTCGAAGTCCACAACTTTAACCTTGCAGGATCCTGGGTGCCTTGGTACAGCATTCACAAGATCTATGCAGGACTGATCGACGCTTACCGCTATGCGAAGATCGACAAAGCCTTAGAAGTGGTGACCAAACTGGCCGACTGGGCGAAACGCGGCACCGATCGTCTGACGGACGAGCAGTTCCAGCGCATGCTCATCTGCGAGCATGGCGGGATGAACGAGGCGATGGCGGATCTATACTTGATAACCGGTAACAAAGATTACCTCGATCTGGCGATTCGCTTCTGCCATCGGGCGATCCTGGACCCGTTAGCTCAGGGCATCGATGAGCTGGAAGGGAAGCATGCGAATACGCAGATCCCCAAAGTCATCGGTGCGGCCAAACTTTACGAGATCACCGGGGACGAATCCTATCGCAGGATGGCCGAGTTCTTCTGGGATGTGGTGACGAAGACGCGATCTTATATCATCGGCGGCAACAGCATCAATGAACACTTCCGCCCGCCCTACAGCGAGAAGCTCGGCGTGGAAACCCTCGAAACATGCAACACCTACAACATGCTCAAGCTGACAAGCATCTTGTACCGCTGGGAGCAGAAGGCGGAGTATATGGATTTCTACGAGCGGGCGCTGTACAACCACATCTTGGCCTCGCAGGATCCGGACACCGGGATGAAGATGTATTTTGTGTCGACGGAGCCGGGGCATTTTAAGGTGTACTGTACCCATGACGATTCCTTCTGGTGCTGCGTCGGCACGGGAATGGAGAACCCGGCTCGCTATACGCATCAGATCTATTATCCGACGGAAGACGCCGTCTATGTGAATCTGTTCATCGCATCGCAGGCGGAGTTCCCGGAGCTGCAGTTTAAACTGCGCCAGGAGACGGAGTTCCCGAAGTCGGACAGAATGAAGCTTGTCATCGAGGAAGCGGGACAGAAGCCCGTGTCCCTGCGCATTCGCGTTCCGTATTGGCTCGCGGGCAAGGCCAGCGTGACGCAGAACGGCACCGCATGCAGCGTGCAAGAAGCCCATGGCTATATTGAGATCAGAGAAGCATGGCAACCCGGGGATCTCATCGAAGTTCATCTGCCGATGGATCTGCATCTCTATCGGGCGAAGGATGATGAGAGCAAAGTCGGAGTCATGTACGGTCCGATCGTGCTCGCCGGTGCGCTGGGCCGGGAGAATTTCCCGGAGAGCGATATCGTCGCCAACCACATGAGCCTGCATCATCATCCGCGCATCGAAGTGCCGATCCTGGTGACCGATGAACAGGATGTGAAGAAGTGGGTGAAACCGGTTGCGGGCGAGCCGCTGACATTCATAACTGAACCGATCGGTCAGCCGGGGGATGTAGAGGTGAAGCTCATTCCATTCTACGAGCTGCATCACGAGCGGTATACGATCTACTGGCAATTGCTGAGCCCGGAAGAGTATGCCCGTTATGAGGATCATGAACGAAAGGAAAGGGAAAAATTAGCCGCCGTCACCATCGACGAAGTCAGACCGCATGAGCAGCAGTCGGAGGTGGAGCATCAGATCGACTCGCAGCAATCCTTCTCCGGCTATAATGCCCATGCTCAGGCGAGCTTCCGCGAGGCTTCGCAAGGCGGATACTTCAGCTACCGCATGGCGGTGAAGCCGGATGTGCCGAATCTCCTGCAGGTTACCTACTACGGCAGCGACGGACCGAAGTGGATGGACGGCAAGCGGTATGAACGGGACTTTGAGATCCTCATCGACTCCACCGTCATTGCTCGTCAGCAGCTCAAGCCGGATCGGCCGGATGAATTATATGTGGTGAACTATGAGATTCCGCTCGAGCTGACCAGGGGCAAAGATCGAGTTGAGGTCAAGTTCGCTTCGTTCCCGGACACTGCAGCGGGCAGTGTCTACGGTATACGGACCATTGACAAGCCGATTTGGGATCGTTATGAAGCTTGA